The following are encoded together in the Budorcas taxicolor isolate Tak-1 chromosome 4, Takin1.1, whole genome shotgun sequence genome:
- the STEAP2 gene encoding metalloreductase STEAP2 gives MESISMMGSPKSLSETFLPNGINGIKDARKVTVGVIGSGDFAKSLTIRLIRCGYHVVIGSRNPKFASEFFPHVVDVTHHEDALIKTNIIFVAIHREHYTSLWDLRHLLVGKILIDVSNNMRVNQYPESNAEYLASLFPDSLVVKGFNVISAWALQLGPKDASRQVYICSNNIQARQQVIELARQLNFIPVDLGSLSSAREIENLPLRLFTLWRGPVVVAISLATFFFLYSFVRDVIHPYARNQQSDFYKIPIEIVNKTLPIVAITLLSLVYLAGLLAAAYQLYYGTKYRRFPPWLETWLQCRKQLGLLSFFFASVHVAYSLCLPMRRSERYLFLNMAYQQVHANIENSWNEEEVWRIEMYISFGIMSLGLLSLLAVTSIPSVSNALNWREFSFIQSTLGYVALLISTFHVLIYGWKRAFEEEYYRFYTPPNFVLALVLPSIVILGKIVLLLPCISQKLKRIKKGWEKSQFLEEGIGGAVPHLSPERVTVM, from the exons ATGGAATCGATCTCCATGatgggaagccccaagagtcTTAGTGAAACTTTTTTGCCTAATGGGATAAATGGTATCAAAGATGCAAGGAAGGTCACTGTGGGTGTAATCGGAAGTGGGGATTTTGCCAAATCCCTGACCATTCGACTTATTAGATGTGGCTATCATGTGGTAATAGGAAGCAGAAATCCTAAATTTGCTTCTGAATTTTTTCCTCATGTAGTAGATGTCACTCACCACGAAGATGctctaataaaaacaaatataatatttgttGCTATACATAGAGAACATTATACCTCCCTGTGGGACCTGAGACATCTGCTTGTGGGTAAAATCCTGATTGATGTGAGCAATAATATGAGGGTAAACCAATACCCAGAATCCAATGCAGAATATTTGGCTTCATTATTCCCAGACTCCTTGGTTGTGAAAGGATTTAATGTTATCTCAGCTTGGGCACTTCAGTTAGGACCTAAGGATGCCAGCCGGCAG GTTTATATATGCAGCAATAATATTCAAGCTCGACAACAGGTTATTGAACTTGCCCGTCAATTGAATTTCATTCCCGTTGACTTGGGATCATTATCATCAGCCAGGGAGATTGAAAATTTACCTCTGCGACTATTTACTCTCTGGAGAGGGCCAGTGGTGGTAGCCATAAGCCTGgccacatttttctttctttattcttttgtcaGAGATGTGATTCATCCCTATGCTAGAAACCAGCAGAGTGACTTTTACAAGATTCCTATTGAGATTGTGAATAAGACCTTGCCCATAGTTGCCATTACTTTGCTGTCCCTGGTCTACCTGGCAGGTCTTCTGGCAGCTGCTTATCAGCTTTACTATGGCACCAAGTATAGGAGATTTCCACCGTGGTTGGAGACCTGGTTACAGTGTAGAAAACAGCTTGGATTATTAAGCTTTTTCTTCGCTTCGGTCCATGTTGCCTACAGCCTCTGCTTACCAATGAGAAGATCGGAGAGATACTTGTTTCTCAACATGGCTTATCAGCAG GTTCATGCAAATATTGAAAACTCTTGGAACGAGGAAGAAGTCTGGAGAATTGAAATGTATATTTCCTTTGGCATAATGAGCCTTGGCTTACTTTCCCTCCTGGCAGTCACCTCTATCCCTTCAGTGAGCAATGCTTTAAACTGGAGGGAATTCAGTTTCATTCAG TCTACCCTTGGATATGTTGCTCTGCTCATAAGTACTTTCCATGTTTTGATTTATGGATGGAAACGAGCTTTTGAAGAAGAGTACTACAGGTTTTATACACCACCAAACTTTGTTCTTGCTCTTGTTTTGCCCTCAATTGTAATTCTGGGTAAGATTGTTTTACTCCTTCCATGTATAAGCCAAAAGCTAAAGCGAATTAAAAAGGGCTGGGAAAAGAGCCAATTTCTAGAAGAAGGTATTGGAGGAGCAGTTCCTCATCTCTCACCAGAGAGGGTTACAGTAATGTGA